A single genomic interval of uncultured Desulfobulbus sp. harbors:
- a CDS encoding ISL3 family transposase: MHVKTILNRIEKQPGFIYDTCKWRDSGPPALVITLRPQAGRKPICSKCGQRGPGYDTLRVRSFAFVPLWGIPVFFLYAPRRLQCPTCGVKVEKLPWVVGKSHLTISYAWFLATWCKRLSWKEVAEIFKTSWDTVFRSVEMAVNWGLAYRNIDGITAIGIDEICWRKRKDKFVTLVYQLDQGKRRLLWIGPDRTAKTFREFFDWLGTARSRQLRFICSDMWKPYLAVIAEKAAGAVNILDRFHIMSHMSKAIDEVRADEAKELKKKGKEPLLAKSRWCLLKRPENLTEKQVDRLKDLLACNLRTIRAYLLKEDFQRFWGYSSPAWAGKFLDAWCTRTMRSKIKPMKKVAKMLRAHRPLLLNWFRAKNTIALGCVEGFNNKAKVVTKRSYGFRTYDGLKIALYHGLGDLPIPQGAHRFC, encoded by the coding sequence ATGCACGTTAAAACTATCTTGAACCGTATTGAAAAACAACCGGGTTTTATCTATGACACTTGCAAATGGCGTGATTCCGGACCGCCGGCATTGGTGATAACGTTGCGGCCCCAGGCCGGCCGCAAACCCATCTGTTCCAAGTGCGGCCAGAGGGGGCCGGGGTACGACACCCTGCGTGTCAGATCTTTTGCCTTTGTGCCCTTGTGGGGCATTCCGGTATTTTTCCTCTATGCTCCACGGCGGCTGCAGTGTCCAACCTGTGGCGTCAAAGTCGAAAAGCTGCCATGGGTTGTAGGAAAGAGCCATCTTACGATCTCTTACGCATGGTTCCTGGCCACATGGTGTAAACGCTTGAGCTGGAAGGAAGTGGCCGAAATCTTTAAAACCAGTTGGGACACGGTCTTCAGGTCGGTGGAAATGGCGGTCAACTGGGGGCTCGCCTATCGTAATATCGATGGGATCACTGCCATTGGCATCGACGAAATCTGCTGGCGCAAACGCAAGGATAAGTTTGTCACCCTGGTGTATCAGCTTGACCAGGGAAAAAGGCGCCTGCTTTGGATCGGCCCCGACAGGACCGCCAAAACTTTCAGAGAGTTTTTCGACTGGCTCGGCACGGCAAGGTCTCGGCAATTGCGGTTTATTTGCAGTGACATGTGGAAACCCTATCTGGCCGTCATTGCCGAAAAAGCAGCGGGCGCCGTCAATATCCTCGACCGGTTTCATATCATGAGTCACATGAGCAAGGCTATCGACGAGGTCAGAGCCGATGAGGCCAAGGAGCTCAAGAAGAAGGGGAAAGAACCCCTCCTTGCAAAGAGCCGTTGGTGCCTCTTAAAACGACCTGAAAATCTGACCGAAAAACAGGTGGACAGGCTCAAGGATCTGCTCGCATGCAACCTCAGAACTATCCGCGCCTACTTGCTCAAGGAAGATTTTCAGCGATTCTGGGGCTACAGTTCACCGGCTTGGGCTGGAAAGTTTCTTGATGCCTGGTGCACAAGAACCATGCGATCCAAAATCAAACCGATGAAGAAGGTTGCCAAAATGTTGAGAGCTCACCGCCCCCTCCTGCTCAACTGGTTTCGTGCAAAAAATACGATTGCCCTGGGTTGTGTGGAGGGCTTTAACAACAAGGCAAAGGTGGTTACCAAGCGATCCTATGGATTTCGCACGTACGATGGGCTGAAAATAGCTTTATATCATGGGCTTGGTGACCTGCCGATACCCCAGGGTGCCCACAGATTCTGCTGA
- a CDS encoding paraquat-inducible protein A, producing the protein MACPDCDLLNRFPGSGTHATILCARCGAVLFRHRPNSIEHSLALTLAALILFVLSNRFPFLSMQSAGLVQEIIQLSGIYALWGQGLHGLSILLLLTGILVPVVQMGGLFYILAPLHWGNRPARHGARVFRLVQEIAPWGMIEIFMVGILVALVKLGRMATIVPGEVAEENARFHLYADRDSIEEKQYTIRNYYALLVDESVRGLSIGAPVELDGIKLGEVVDLKLEFDLGQNKFFVPVIVAIEPERVRILRNNQPVRIDNADHAALLKYLVEQQGLRAQLQSGNLLTGQLMVNMVFVDDAPKLQATLSELQKTLVEVQQGGRKGFAAELLRYKGHEGTASNPGVDPGVGANP; encoded by the coding sequence GTGGCTTGTCCTGATTGTGACCTGCTCAACCGGTTTCCCGGCAGCGGGACCCACGCAACCATTCTCTGCGCCCGTTGCGGGGCAGTGCTTTTTCGCCACCGCCCAAACAGCATCGAGCATTCCCTGGCCCTGACCCTGGCGGCTCTGATCCTCTTTGTTCTCTCCAACCGTTTTCCGTTTCTGTCGATGCAATCTGCCGGACTGGTCCAGGAAATCATCCAGCTCAGTGGCATTTACGCCCTGTGGGGGCAGGGGCTGCACGGCCTTTCGATCCTGCTTCTACTGACCGGCATACTGGTGCCGGTGGTACAGATGGGCGGCCTTTTTTATATTCTCGCGCCGCTCCACTGGGGAAACCGGCCAGCCCGCCACGGTGCCCGTGTGTTTCGCCTGGTGCAGGAGATTGCTCCCTGGGGGATGATTGAAATATTCATGGTCGGTATCCTGGTGGCCCTGGTCAAACTGGGGCGCATGGCGACCATTGTTCCCGGCGAAGTTGCCGAGGAAAACGCCCGGTTTCACCTCTATGCCGACCGCGATTCCATCGAGGAAAAGCAGTATACGATCCGCAATTACTATGCACTGCTGGTTGACGAATCGGTCCGCGGTCTCAGCATCGGTGCACCGGTGGAACTCGACGGTATCAAGTTGGGCGAGGTGGTGGATCTAAAGCTGGAATTCGATCTTGGGCAGAACAAGTTTTTCGTTCCGGTCATCGTCGCGATCGAACCCGAGCGGGTGCGGATTCTCAGAAATAATCAGCCTGTGCGGATCGATAACGCCGATCACGCGGCCCTGCTCAAGTACCTGGTGGAGCAACAGGGATTGCGGGCGCAGCTGCAGAGCGGCAACCTGCTCACCGGGCAGCTGATGGTCAATATGGTCTTTGTCGACGATGCGCCCAAGCTCCAGGCAACCCTGTCAGAACTGCAGAAGACACTGGTGGAGGTTCAACAGGGGGGGCGGAAAGGATTCGCCGCTGAACTACTCCGCTACAAGGGGCATGAAGGAACTGCATCGAACCCTGGCGTCGATCCGGGAGTTGGTGCAAACCCTTGA
- a CDS encoding PqiC family protein, whose amino-acid sequence MIEFFRFTGWLAAASWIVLGLCCCGSATPPISYYTLLGPELMPVTTCRAPQMALLVGPVTVPDTLKHSQIVTGRAGEHYRLSENQRWSGELENDLAQAVGEYFSRRFGTEQIDYYPVRHFAHLLSQVPLDVLAMDGVIGEEARLEVRWTLLDPETGMAKATGRSLCRMRPADGSHEAWVAAQRANIRCLGEEIAAALR is encoded by the coding sequence ATGATTGAATTCTTTCGATTCACAGGCTGGCTGGCAGCTGCGTCGTGGATTGTCCTCGGCCTTTGCTGCTGCGGGAGCGCAACGCCACCGATAAGCTATTACACACTGCTCGGGCCGGAGCTTATGCCCGTGACAACGTGTCGGGCACCGCAGATGGCTCTGTTGGTCGGCCCGGTCACTGTTCCCGATACGCTGAAGCACTCGCAGATAGTTACCGGACGGGCAGGGGAGCATTACCGGCTCAGTGAAAATCAACGCTGGAGCGGCGAGCTTGAGAACGATTTGGCCCAGGCCGTGGGGGAATATTTTTCCCGCAGGTTCGGTACCGAGCAGATCGACTACTACCCGGTTCGCCATTTTGCCCATCTGCTCAGTCAGGTGCCCCTGGACGTCCTGGCGATGGACGGGGTGATCGGCGAGGAGGCGCGATTGGAGGTGCGCTGGACGCTGCTGGATCCCGAGACCGGGATGGCGAAGGCAACAGGCAGAAGCCTCTGCCGAATGCGGCCCGCAGATGGCAGCCATGAGGCCTGGGTGGCGGCCCAGCGCGCCAATATTCGCTGCCTTGGTGAGGAAATCGCAGCTGCCTTGCGGTGA
- a CDS encoding Hsp20/alpha crystallin family protein — MELKKLAPWNWFKHEEETEHPVSVKQGETRPLYTGHHHDPMLQIHRDIDQMFDQFFRGWGLPHRGAMGAFDDFLGTSLLKPKVDLSAAENQYLLTVEIPGVSEKDVSIDISNNTLTIRGDKKQEKEEKGKDYYRIERSYGSFQRVLSLPEDVDQDNIKAAFKDGVLTVTMPRKALPAGEVKKIEITAMP, encoded by the coding sequence ATGGAACTGAAAAAATTGGCTCCGTGGAACTGGTTTAAACACGAGGAGGAGACCGAACACCCTGTTTCAGTCAAACAGGGAGAAACACGGCCGCTCTATACAGGCCATCACCATGATCCCATGCTGCAGATCCATCGGGATATCGACCAAATGTTTGACCAGTTCTTCCGCGGCTGGGGTCTGCCGCATAGGGGGGCGATGGGCGCTTTCGACGACTTTCTCGGTACCAGCCTGCTCAAGCCCAAGGTCGATTTGAGCGCCGCAGAGAACCAATATCTGCTCACCGTCGAGATTCCGGGCGTAAGTGAGAAGGATGTGTCGATCGACATCAGCAACAACACCTTGACCATCCGGGGAGATAAGAAGCAGGAAAAAGAGGAGAAGGGGAAGGACTACTACCGAATCGAGCGCAGCTACGGCTCGTTTCAGCGAGTCCTCTCGTTGCCCGAGGACGTTGATCAGGACAACATCAAGGCCGCCTTCAAAGACGGCGTTCTGACCGTCACCATGCCGCGCAAGGCCCTGCCGGCCGGTGAGGTGAAAAAAATCGAGATCACGGCCATGCCATAA